CGAATCCGGCAAGAAAAACCAGGAGGATGCGCTTCAATCCACCGACCTCCTTCCGATGACGAAGAGCCCGGCCACAAAGAGCACTCCGATGACTCCAGCCCCAAGGGCGGCTTCCGTGAAGGCCACATCAATGGCTCCTAAAACGGCCAGCAACACGGCGGTGAAGAAACTGTAGAAGCCTAGAGCCGCCACCGCCGCCAGCATATCGCGAACCTCCAGGGCGATGATGGCCGAGAGGATCAGGAGGCCAAAGAGGGCGAGTTCTATTTCCCAGGGCATGGGTCTATGACCTCCCGGTCTCTTCCGAGGCATCCGGCTTGGCCTCTCGCTTGGTCCATACAGCGAGACCGGACCGCACAGCGGCGCGCGTGAGGAGATGGGCGGCTAGGGGATTGATAAGCGCGCCGAAGCCGAGGAGGAGCAGGAACTTGCCGCTGACCAGACCATCCTGCGCATGGAAGGCCATCCCAGCGCACAGAAGGCCAAGCCCCAAGGTCTCTGATTTCGAGACGGCGTGGGCGCGCGTGTAGAAGTCCGGGAGGCGCAGGAGGCCCAGGCAGGTCAGCCCGATGAAGAAGACCCCGCTCCAGAGCAGGACATCGCCCACCAGATCCATCAGAGTTACTGCTCCTTCCGTCGTTCGAGGTATTTGCTGATCACAACGATGCTGACGAAATTGAGCAGGGCGTAGGCAAGGGCCACGTCCACAAACATCTCCGGACGCGAGAAGACGAAGCCTGCAAGCCCAACAAGGATGATGGTGTTTGTCCCGATGGCGGCAAGGGCTAGCATCCGGTCGAACAGGGTACGGCCCTGGATCAGGCGATACATATTGATGATGCTGATAAGGATGATGGCCGTTGCCGCGCCGCCGAAGGTGTCCATGCTACGGGGCTCCCTTGGAGGGCGCCGTCGTGGGGATCTCCCCATCGGCCGCGAACGGCTCTCCAAAGACGGCCGACACGCGCTCCTGCATGCCGCCCTTGCCGACGATCTGGCTCCGGGAGTCAACGAGGGAGTGGACAAGGAAGTCCCCTCTGCTCATGTCCACCGTGATTGTGCCTGGAGTCAGCGTGATGGATTGAGCAAGGAGCAGCTGCGGGACTTCCTTCGTGAGGCTGGAGCGGAAGCGAAACAGAGAGGGGGCGATCGGCAGCTTCGGGTGCAGGATACAGTAGGCCACCTGCAGGTTGGAAACGACGATCTGGAAGAGCAACCACGGCAGATAGCAGAGGAAGCGAAGGACCGTCTTTCCAAGCCACCTCCATTCATGCGGCAGCGGCTCATAGCCCGGTGATTCCAGGGAGGAGGCGAGCCGCCTGGTCATGTAGACCACAAGGCCGCAGCTTATCAGCCCGAGCACCAGGTATTCGAAGTCCCACTTCCCGGAGAGCAGTATCCAGAGGCCATAGAGGATGATGAATCTGGCCAGCTGTGTCACACCCGGCGCCTGCCAGCCGCGGGAATGCCGCATGGAGATCTCCTTGCTTTTACTCACGGGCATCCATCCGGTCTCCCGTTTCCCATCATCCGGCACGTTCAGGCCGGACGCTACGAAGATACGCCGATCGAGCGCTCACCCAATTATCATCAATCGCGCCGTGGGGATTCAACATCCGGCGCCCGGCACTCGCTCATCGGACACGCTCCCTTGCCCGCCGCTGAGAAAAAGGCGGCCTCCTCTGGGTGAGGGCAGAGGAGGCCGGGTGAGGTGCCCGACCCCAAGGGGGACGGGCGTGATAACGCCGAGGCCGGGGAGGCAACTCCGGCATCGGCAGGGGAATCCCCGTCAATGGTGTGGAGCCTTGGCGGGGAGTGCTGGTGTGGTTGGTTCCCTCCCTATGCCGCCGTTCGGGCGGCCTCACGACTCTTCGCGCCCTTGTGGGGCTTCGGCCCGCCTTCCTGCAGAGGGGCCCGCTCGACGGCCTGGGTGATGATGGCGCCATCGGGCGCGAGCATCTTCAGCAGGCAGGTGAGCGGCGTCGCGAGGATCTTGACTCCTTTCCACGTGGTCGGCCGGTAGTCTCCGCCGTAGGTCTGCTGGGCATAGGCGAAGGCTTGCTCCGCTTCGTCTAGCTTCCCCGGTGTAAATTTCAGAACGATGACGCCTGAGGTGCGGGAGAGCGGATGCCTCTGGTCGTTCCAGAGCCGCTGGTCCAGGGTGAGGAGGGCCGCCCCGGCGCGCTCAGCCCACTGGGCCAGGGCAGAGGGCGTCTCCTGCCGCAGGCCGTCCTCGCTTGCGGTGCGCACCTGCGTCCCGGCCCGCCGCAGCCGCGCGACGAGGGAAGGGGGAACGCTGGAGTCCGCGCACACGGACAAGCGACCCGGCACGTCCATCTTGTGTTTTATCCTCCGTTCATCCGCACTTGTTGAAGCCGCAGGAGTGGCAGGTGAGACAGCCCTCTTGGAAGGCGAGAGCGGAGCCGCACTCAGGGCAGCTGCCAAGGTTGACGCCTTCAGGCGGCTTGGCCTTGGCCTTTGCGGCCTGGGGCGGGATGAAGAGGCCCAGTTGGGCGCCTTCCATGGTCCGCTCGTTGAAGGATTCCTTGGGCGTGGGCGGCTTGCCCGAGGCGTCAATATGGCGCGAGAGGGCGAGGGCGACGGCATCCGGAGCGGAGCGCACCATGACGCCGTTATCCCACGTGGGGTTGCAGGTGATGCCCCGGAGCTGTTTGACGATGGATTCGATGTCCACGCCGGCGCGCAGGGCCAGGGAGAGGAGGCGGGAGATGGCCTCCAGGTAGGCGGCATCATCGCTGCCGCCCTTGCCCAGGGCGCTGAAGACCTCAAAGGGCTTGCCCGATTCATCAGAGTTCACGGTGATGTACATGGTGCCGTTGCCGGTGCGCACCCGGTGGGTGACGCCGCTGACGGTGGCGGGGCGCTCGCGCGGGCGCAGGGGCACGGGGCCGGAGGCAATCTCCTCCGCCTGCTTGATGACGGACTGCTGAGCCGCAGGCGGCTGCGCCTTGGGCGCAGGGGCCTGGGCGGGAGGCGCGGCGGGCGCAGCTTTCGCTTCGGGAGCCTGCTCCTTGCCCTTTTCGCGGGCCTTCTCCGTCTGGCCGGTGCTGAGGACCTGGGTGCCTTTAGAGCCATCGCGGTAGATGGTGACGCCCTTGCAGCCGGTCTCGTAGGCCAGGGTGTAGACGGTGCGGACATCTTCAGCTGCGGCGGCATTGGGCAGGTTCACGGTCTTGGAGACGGCGTTATCGCAATACTTCTGCCAGGCGGCCTGCATGCGGACGTGCCACTCCGGCGCGATGTCATGAGATGTGGCGAAGAGGCGCTGGACCCACTGGGGAACTTCGGGGATGCCGCGGCAGGTGCCGTGCTCGGCGATGCGCTCCATGAGCTCGGGGCTGTAGAAGCCCTCGTGCCTGGCCAGCTCTTCAAAGTGGGGGTTCACTTCCACGAGCTTGGTGTTGTCCATGACGTTGCGGACGTAGCTGACGGCGAAGAGGGGCTCGATGCCGCTGGAGCAGCCGGCGATGATGCTGATGGTGCCGGTGGGCGCGATGGTGGTGCGGGTGGAGTTGCGGAGCAGGGGCCCGCCCGGTCGGTCATAGACGCTGCCATGCCAGAAGGGGAACTCGCCGCGCTCCTCAGCCAGAGCCATGGAGGCCTCATTGGCGGCATCCTGGATGAACTTGGCCACCTTCTCGGCAAGGGTGACGGCCTCGTCCGAGTCATAGGGAACGCCGAGCATGAGGAGGAGATCGGCCCAGCCCATGACGCCGAGGCCGATCTTGCGCGTGCCCTTGGTGATGCGCTCGATCTCGGCCACGGGATATTTGTTCATGGTCACTACGTTGTCCAAGAAGCGGACGGCGGTGAAGATGGTCTTCTCCAGGCGCTGCCAATCGAGGCGCTCGGGATCGTTGGCCTCCACCATCTTGGCGAGGTTGACGGAGCCGAGGTTGCAGGACTCGTAGGGCATGAGGGGCTGCTCGCCGCAGGGGTTGGTGGCCTCGATGGGGCTGATGTGCGGCGTGGTGTGCGTGGCGTTGATGCGGTCAATGAAGATGATGCCGGGATCGCCGGTCTTCCAGGCGCTGTTGACCAGCTCGTCAAAGACGCGTTTGGCGCTCATCTTGCCCACGGGCTTCTTGGAGCGGGGGTTCAGGAGGTCGTAGTCCGTGCCGGCGATGACGGCCTTCATGAAGTCTTCCGTAAGGGCGACGGAGATATTGAAGTTCTGGAGGGACTTATCGTCATCCTTGGCGTGGATGAACTTGAGGATGTCCGGGTGGGTGACGTTGAGGATGCCCATGTTGGCGCCGCGCCGGGTGCCGCCCTGCTTCACCACATCGGTCGCGGTGTCAAAGATCTTGATGAAGGAGACGGGGCCGGAGGCGATGCCGCCCGTGGAGCCGACGACATCATTTTCCGGGCGGAGGCGGGAGAAGGCGAAGCCGGTACCGCCGCCGCTCTTGTGGATGAGGGCGGTGTGCTTGGCCGATTCGAAGATGCCCTCCATATCGTCCGGGACGGGGAGGACGAAGCAGGCGGAGAGCTGCTGGAGCTCGCGGCCGGCGTTCATGAGGGTGGGGGAGTTGGGCAGGAATTCCAGGGTAGCGAGCATCTGGAAGTATTCGTTGGCGATGGGGGTGGGATCGCACATGGGGTCTTCGCGGACCTCGGCCTCGGCGAGGTTGCGGGAGACGCGCCAGAACATCTCGACGGGCGTCTCCACGGTCTTGCCGTCCCGGTCCTTGGAGAGATAGCGGCGCTTGAGGACCTCATAGCTGTTGGCGGTGATCTCCAAGCCGGGGACCACGCTCTTGGTCTTGACCACGGGCGCGCGGAGGCGCTTCACGGGGATGCGCGAAGCGGTGGCCGTGGTGCCGGGAGGAATGGCGAAGCCGTTCCTCCCGCTGGCGGCGTGGCCGTTCTCATGCTTGGCAGGCGCGACCTGAGGAGGAGTCTGCGCGGACTCCCGGGATGCGGAGATATTCAGTTTGTTCTGCCCCTCTGGTGTCTGCATCGTTCGATTCCTTCATTGCCGAGACGACTCGGCGATAAGTGCATTTAGCGCCTGCTACGTGGCTGAAGCGGTGCGCCGGTGCCGCTACGCCAGCTAAAAAGCTATGGCTTTACGAGGGCTGTTTCGGATACTCCTTGGGAGAGAAGCCCCGGCCTAGAGGCCGCGATCTTCCTGGGCCGTGGGCGCATCGGTTTTCGGCGCGATAGATCCCTCAGTCCCCTGACGGACCTCTCGTACGCGGCGGACGCGCCTGCGCCGACGCGCCTCCGGAGGCATGGGTTTCTCCTCCGGGAGAAGGGGGAGCTGGGCCGAAGGCGAACGATTTTCGCGCATCGCCAGGAGCGTCTCAATCTCTTCCCGGAAGTTATCAATATCGGCGAAATCGCGATAGACGGAGGCATAGCGGATGTAGGCCACACGGTCAACCTTCTTGAGGCGCTCCATCGCCATCTCCCCGATGAGGGAAGAGGGGACCTCGGCGCGGCCGAGGCGCAGGAGCTCAGCCTCGATCTCCTCCACTATCTTGTCAATCGCGCCCATAGGCAAGGGGCGTTTGGCACAAGCGGCGCGCATACTGACGGCAAGCTTCTCTCTGGAAAAGTCTTCACGCCTGGAATCGCGCTTGACCACCTGGAGGACGGCGGATTGGACCCGCTCATAGGTGGTGAAGCGCAGGCCGCAGCGGAGGCATTCGCGGCGGCGACGGATGCCGTCCTCGGCGGTCCGAGAATCGGTCACCTTGCTATCATCGCTGCCGCAGTATGGGCATTTCATATACCCATCCCCCTGCCACGGCCTGCCTAGGTGCTGACCTAGGCCTCCAAACTATCGCCGTCGCATCGGCCATAACGCGACGGCGGATTCATGAATTCAATTTCCTGTTATCTTTCTGATGGGTTAAAGTTTTATCACGGTTCAACGATGGCTGTCAAGAGCGCAATACCACAAATTGTTGGGATTTTCTAACAGTCTACCACAAGATTTTGGGCTAAACACAGTCCGCGCACGTTGGTGACATGATGCGCACATTGTGCGGAAGATTCCTTCACATCCATAGCGAGCGCTCCTGCGGAATATCCCGGCCGACCCTGGCGTTTCCCAAATAAATAAACCGGGCGCCAGGGCCGGCCGCTCAACCGACCTAGCTGCCGGTGGGAATTGCGTGCCGGCGCAGGAATGGAGGGATATCCAGGTTCGCTTCAGCCGTGGCGTGATTGACGGGGCTGCTCTTGATGACCCGGGCGCGCGCCTCTTCGATGGGTGTCACCGGGGCCTCCTTCATGGGGAAGCCTGCGCCGATGAGGGTGACGCGGACGCCGTTCTCCATGCTGGGGTCAATGTTCATGCCGAAGAAGATGTTGGCATCGGCATCCACCGCCTGGCGGATGATATCGGCGGCGGCGTGGACCTCGGTCATGGTGAGATCGGCGGGGCCGGTGATGTTCCAGAGGACGCCCTTTGCGCCTTCGATGCCCGCATCCAAGAGGGGGTTGGCGATGGCGGCGCGGGCGGCATCGGCGGCCCGGGTATCGCCCTGGCCGATGCCGATGCCGATGACGGCGGTGCCGGCGTTGCTGAGGACGGTGCGGACATCGGCGAAGTCCAGGTTGATCTCGCCGGGGATGGCGATGATTTCGGCGATGGCCTCTATGGAGCGGCCCAGGACCTCATCGGCCATCTTGAAGGCGTTGGAGATGGTGACCTTGCGGTCGCAGACGCTCAGGAGCGCATCGTTGGGGATGACCAGGATGGCATCCACTTTCTCCCGCAGGCGCCCGATGCCCTCTTCGGCGCGCTTGCGGCGCATGGCGCCCTCCCATTCGAAGGGGCGCGTGACGACGGCGACGGTGAGGGCTCCCTGGTTGCGGGCGAGCTCGGCCACCACCGGGGCGGCCCCGGTGCCGGTGCCGCCGCCTTCGCCCGCGGCGATGAAGACCATATCGGCATCTTTCAGGGATTCGGCCAGCTCTTCCCGGCTCTCCTCAGCGGCCTGGCGGCCCTTCTCGGGGTCGCCGCCGACGCCGAGGCCGCGGGTCAGCTGGTCGCCGATGCGGATGCCGGGCGCGCCGTTGCGGGCCAGGGCTTGGGCATCCGTGTTGATGCACATATAGGTGACACCGAATAGCTTGTCCTTGGACATTCGCGCAACGGCGTTGCTCCCTCCGCCGCCGACGCCCACGACTTTGACTCGAGCGATCCCCTCTTCAGCTGCCATTTTCATTTGTTCGGTCCCTTTCCTGGTGAGTTTGTACCGGCTGCCGCCGGATAAGTTCCTGACG
This Chloroflexota bacterium DNA region includes the following protein-coding sequences:
- a CDS encoding vitamin B12-dependent ribonucleotide reductase, with protein sequence MQTPEGQNKLNISASRESAQTPPQVAPAKHENGHAASGRNGFAIPPGTTATASRIPVKRLRAPVVKTKSVVPGLEITANSYEVLKRRYLSKDRDGKTVETPVEMFWRVSRNLAEAEVREDPMCDPTPIANEYFQMLATLEFLPNSPTLMNAGRELQQLSACFVLPVPDDMEGIFESAKHTALIHKSGGGTGFAFSRLRPENDVVGSTGGIASGPVSFIKIFDTATDVVKQGGTRRGANMGILNVTHPDILKFIHAKDDDKSLQNFNISVALTEDFMKAVIAGTDYDLLNPRSKKPVGKMSAKRVFDELVNSAWKTGDPGIIFIDRINATHTTPHISPIEATNPCGEQPLMPYESCNLGSVNLAKMVEANDPERLDWQRLEKTIFTAVRFLDNVVTMNKYPVAEIERITKGTRKIGLGVMGWADLLLMLGVPYDSDEAVTLAEKVAKFIQDAANEASMALAEERGEFPFWHGSVYDRPGGPLLRNSTRTTIAPTGTISIIAGCSSGIEPLFAVSYVRNVMDNTKLVEVNPHFEELARHEGFYSPELMERIAEHGTCRGIPEVPQWVQRLFATSHDIAPEWHVRMQAAWQKYCDNAVSKTVNLPNAAAAEDVRTVYTLAYETGCKGVTIYRDGSKGTQVLSTGQTEKAREKGKEQAPEAKAAPAAPPAQAPAPKAQPPAAQQSVIKQAEEIASGPVPLRPRERPATVSGVTHRVRTGNGTMYITVNSDESGKPFEVFSALGKGGSDDAAYLEAISRLLSLALRAGVDIESIVKQLRGITCNPTWDNGVMVRSAPDAVALALSRHIDASGKPPTPKESFNERTMEGAQLGLFIPPQAAKAKAKPPEGVNLGSCPECGSALAFQEGCLTCHSCGFNKCG
- the nrdR gene encoding transcriptional repressor NrdR — protein: MKCPYCGSDDSKVTDSRTAEDGIRRRRECLRCGLRFTTYERVQSAVLQVVKRDSRREDFSREKLAVSMRAACAKRPLPMGAIDKIVEEIEAELLRLGRAEVPSSLIGEMAMERLKKVDRVAYIRYASVYRDFADIDNFREEIETLLAMRENRSPSAQLPLLPEEKPMPPEARRRRRVRRVREVRQGTEGSIAPKTDAPTAQEDRGL
- the ftsZ gene encoding cell division protein FtsZ, which codes for MKMAAEEGIARVKVVGVGGGGSNAVARMSKDKLFGVTYMCINTDAQALARNGAPGIRIGDQLTRGLGVGGDPEKGRQAAEESREELAESLKDADMVFIAAGEGGGTGTGAAPVVAELARNQGALTVAVVTRPFEWEGAMRRKRAEEGIGRLREKVDAILVIPNDALLSVCDRKVTISNAFKMADEVLGRSIEAIAEIIAIPGEINLDFADVRTVLSNAGTAVIGIGIGQGDTRAADAARAAIANPLLDAGIEGAKGVLWNITGPADLTMTEVHAAADIIRQAVDADANIFFGMNIDPSMENGVRVTLIGAGFPMKEAPVTPIEEARARVIKSSPVNHATAEANLDIPPFLRRHAIPTGS
- a CDS encoding DUF4040 domain-containing protein gives rise to the protein MPRKRPGGHRPMPWEIELALFGLLILSAIIALEVRDMLAAVAALGFYSFFTAVLLAVLGAIDVAFTEAALGAGVIGVLFVAGLFVIGRRSVD
- a CDS encoding monovalent cation/H(+) antiporter subunit G, which codes for MDLVGDVLLWSGVFFIGLTCLGLLRLPDFYTRAHAVSKSETLGLGLLCAGMAFHAQDGLVSGKFLLLLGFGALINPLAAHLLTRAAVRSGLAVWTKREAKPDASEETGRS